The window tataaaaattaaagagaataaTGTGAATTTCTCTTGCCATGTAAACATGGCTGCTCAGAAAAATCCAACAAGTAGATGTATATGGGTTTTGAATTTAGGTTGCAAAGCTGGTTTTCTTGGTAGAGTTAGGGTGAGTCCAATACCAAAGATATtaaaaagaggaagagaagtgGAGCCACACTCTATGTTTggaggagaggagaggagaagAGCAAGGATACCTACTGCTTtctgtctttttattttttaaaaagaactaTTCCAGTGCCCTCTCCCCTTTTGATTGGACAATCTTATTAAATGGAAAGTTGTGCTGGTCAATTGGTGTTATATGTAGGCGAAACTACAAtgttttttttgataggtaagcagaaaacttttataaatgatagaaaaaagagaaatacaagaagttcatgatgatgaacaacaaggGTAATCAGGAAACTAAGCTAAGGGAGGACAAAAACTCAGAGAGAGATGAACAATcagtaaaaccccaacaacGAGACCACTCCAAAAGACTACAATGGCATAAAAGCTTTAACTCATCCAACGTCTTCTCTTTGTCCTCAAAGGAACGACGATTTCGTTCCAACCACACAATCCACATTAAGTAccctggaaccaagttccaaatgTTCGAGTTATGCTTCCCATGCCGCTGATACCAGCAAGATAACAAATCTGCCATTGATCCTGGCATGACCCAAAGAATACCAAAGGCCTGAAGCATAAAAGTCTAAAGGGAATGGGTCACAGGACAATGAAGAAGGTGGTTTACTGACTCCCCATCACagcaacacatacaacaccaattagCCAAAGGGCGACCCGTAAGCATTAGATTATTCAAAGTGAGGGTCCAACCATGTGCAGCAGTCCACAAAAAGAATGCCACACACTTAGGaatctttggtttccaaacccccttccaaggaaacaaagaattcgAAGCTCCTTGGATCGCAAGGTAGTAAGACTGAGTGTCAAACTTACCATCCCCTTTAAGTCGCCAGTAAAGTGTATCTCTCGTATTTCCCTGAGGAATACAAGTTTGGATGAGCTGAAGTAGAGAATTCGATGCAGCCAACTCccaatcttcaaaagctctatAAAACGTTAAATTCCACACTCTAATAGTACCCCCTTCAGGAATCCACAAAACCTCAGAGATACAAGCATTTTTGACCGTTGAACACACATAAAGCTTAGGATAGAGATCTTTTAGAGTAGTGTCACCaatccacctatcatgccaaAAGCGGATACGAGTACCTTCACCCACTACAAAAGATAGATGCTTAGAAAAACTCTCCCATCCTTCATTAATGCTTCTCCATAGGCCACACCCATGAGACCTCCTGCAAACATTAGTACTCCACGCCCCTTGACCCTTGCCGTATTTTGAGGAGATAACACGCCGCCATAGATGGGTAACTTCATGACCATATCTCCATAGCCATTTCCCTAATAGAGCTTGATTAAACGGCACCACATTtcttatccccaaaccacccatCTCAACGGGTAAACACACCTTatcccaagccaccaaaggaTATTTGAAGCACTCCTCAGAAGACCCCCCTAAAGGAAATTCCTCTGGATACTTTCCAATCTAGCCGCTACAGCTTTAGGAatagtaaaaagagataaaaaatacATGGGGAGATTTGAGAGGGTACTCTTTAGTAACATGAGCTTACCACCCTTAGATAAATAGAGACGCTTCCACCCAAAAagcttcttctccattttctccaaaataggattctCATCTTTCAAGTTTATCCTGTGTGCATAATTAATCTCTTAAGTTTCAACTGAGCACAATTGGTCtctcaagtttaaaaaatgagttgtAGTAGTCCTTTTACTAATTACTATTAGTAATGTTATTTACGTGGCTAACGGAacaatgacttggcattttttttaatgacatgacattttttaattaaaaaaattataaagtaaaTTTACAAGTAAGAAATTGACAAGCCAATACCAAATTAAAGCTAGTATTGCAACTTATTCTGTCGTTCACAAACCCATgctttagaagaaaaaaaaaatcacaaacccaccacgagagagagaaggggagagGGTGAAGAAACCCAAGCATTGACCCGCTAGAGACTTAAGCCCTAGCCGCCGCCGACGACAGCCCAAGCCCTAGCTACCGCCGGTGACAGCCATTGACCAGCGATAGCCATTGACCCGCATGCATGTTTGTCACCTTTGATCTTGCATACATAGCTTATGAGGTTTAATTCTTTAGTTTGTGATGGACCATCCAAGATTTGGATACGCCAAGTTGAAAATCCAACCTAAGAAGAGTGTTATCAAGAATATTAATCTAGATGATATATAGTAGCTATCTTTTGAATCTTTTAGTGAGCGAAATTGCTTGGCCTCTGGCATTGGGTATGTCTTTAGGTGCAATCCAAGAGTCATGAAGCTTTTTTGGATGCATTCTAGAGAATAATAGTAAATGGTTTAAAGCTTAGAAGGGGATTTACATTGTCATTGGTGGAAGTATTAATTTCATGAGATCAATCCATTGCAGCATCCATATTCATAATCTGACCATGTTCAAGGTTCTGGTCAAAGCTTCTGATTCTGTTAAGAACCTTTTGATGGATTTCTTTGAAGGATTAGCTACTGGTTTGGACTatacatttttacaaattgtaaTCTGGCATTGAGTGATGTGGAGAGAAAGTTGACAATTAAAATGGAGGagctattaatattttattttataaacatgagacaattttgtgattggtaagATAGTTTAGGAAGTGCTGAAGAAGCACAAAAAATGGAGGagctattaattttttgtgcttCTTCAACACTATCTAGCTTGTGGATATGTATGCCAAGAATGGACATTTGAAGCTTGCTTGTCATGTTTCAAGAAGATGCCTTATAAGAATGTCATATCTTGGGGTGCATTTATTTCTGGCTTTGCTCAAAATGGTTTTGCAGATTGAAAGAGATACAGGGTTGTGGATACAGATTTAGTGTCtcttgtgagttgtgagtaAACTTCTAGCACGTTCCCAAGTTGGGTTTTTTGAATTGGGTAAATCTATACATAGATATATTCTGAGAAGGCTTGACTTTGATCGAGTTTTAGGTATCTGTGGCATGAGGTGTTAGTGGCAGCTGCGTAAGCTGATCTAGGACACACTAAGTAGTTGATGACTACTGCATTGCTTTATATAATCCAGGCTCCAGCTCACCTTGACTGTTGTATGGACTTGATAAGTGATAGGAATTAATCATAGTTGTAACCAGTTACTGATTAGCCATGTGCATTGAATAAAGCCATTTGCTTAATTGAGTAAATCTGTTAGTTAGTTAGGAGTAAAGGGAGAGTTAGTGAGTGATTCTTGGAATGTAATATTGAGCAAGCATACATAGCTGCATAAGCAACTGTAATAGTCAAGAATTGAACTGTTGAGTAAAAGCTTCTCTCTTATTCTCTagtctctctctcattctcatctTTCTTAATTCTGGAGGCCCGGCAACCTTGAATTAGCTATCCCATCATGAACTTGCTGATCATAAGAAGTAGgttctttttcaagtttcaaattcactagtttgaattatatattttttaggggCAAATTTTTGGTGCTATCCTTTCCCAAAATATGCTTGTCCAAATGATTCAGATTTTAGGTATGTGTTTGATTTGACAGTTTAATGCATTTGGCAGATGATGCAATCATCTGCAGGTTCATTGGGCTTTTAAAGAACCTCCTCTATGCACCTATGACCTCATGTAAACATGTCTCTAACCATTCATGGTTGCCATTGCTGAATAAAAGAAACTATTTAGAGGAAGCTTTGCCagtttataatagactttttaAACTTTAGATTATGAGGAAACATTTGACATTGAAGCAATTGGATATGAAAGCCTTAACATCTGCAATCAATTGAGGCTCAAAGTAGGAGATGCTCAAGCAGTACTTAATTACTTCACCCACTTGCAATTAATTAATCCGAACTTCTTTTATGTGATGGATCTCAATGATGACAGGATGTTTGCGGAATTTGTTAAGGACAGATGCAAGAGCCAGGGTTGCATATGGCTATTTTGGTGATGTAGTTGCAATTGACACTACCTGCTTGACAAATAAATATGAAGTTCCCCTGCTtgacaaataaatattcaatctTATGCTAAAGTTGAAGGCTACCCTCTATATCACTGAGTTTGAATTCAACATATTCTAACCTGCAGCATTATGTTTGAAATAttccataaaaattgaaaataacatcTGTTAGTCCTTAGTGAAGCTTACAGAGAAATTAACATTTGTTGGGAAGATTATGAATATGGATGCTGCATTGGATTGATCTCATGAAATTAATACTTCCCCCAATGACAATGTAAACCCCCTTCTAAGCTTTAAACCATTTACTATTATTCTCTAGAATGCATCCAGAAAAGCTACATGACTCTTGGATTGCACCTAAAGACATACCCAATGCTAGAGGCCAAGCAATTTCGCTCACTAAAAGATTCAAAAGATAGCTACTATATATCATCCAGATTCATATTCTTGATAACACTCTTCTTAGGTTGGATTTTCAACTTGCCGCATCCAAATCTTGGATGGTCCATCACAAACTAAAGAATTAAACCTCATAAGCTATGTATGCAAGATTAGAGGTGACAAACGTGCATGCGGGTCAATGGTTGTTGCTGGTCAGTGGCTGTCACTGGCGGCAACTAGGGCTTGAGTCTCCGGCGGGTTAGTGCTTGGGTTTCTTCACTCTTTCCCCTTCTCTCTATTGTGGtggatttgtgatttttttttctttgaagcgTGGGTTTGTGAATTATAGAATAAGTTGTAATACTGGTTTTAATTTGGTATTGGTTTGTCAATTTCTTACttgtgaatttatttttgtaatttttttaattaaaaaatgccatgttattaaaaaaatgttaagtcaTTATTCCGTTAGCCACATAAGTAACACTACTAATGGCAGTTAGTAAAAGGactaatacaactcattttttaaacttgagggaccaattgtgCTCAGTTGAAACTTAAGGGATCAATTGTGCACATAGggtaaacttgagggaccaacaTTGTAGTTTTGCCTTATATGTAAAAGGGTAGCTCTGAAACTGTGTATCATCTTTTGTTACATTACTCTTTTGCTCATGATATGTGGTGCTGTGTTTTTGGCTTTTGGGTTCATTGGTGTTGCCAAAGAAGGAAATTGAAGTGTACTCTTGTTTGAAGGGGATGTATGGGAGGCTTAGGAATAGAATTATTCCGAATGGAACTTCACATTGCCTTATGTGGACAATTCGGAGAGAATGAAACAATTGAACCTTTGAAGACAATGAGAGATCTATTATTGAGATCAAGTATattattttggtgatttttgaATGTTGGATTAAGTTGAGGGAATTATGTATTCTTCAGTAGATTTCATGGATTGCTTGGATTTATGATTGCCTGGTTCTCTCCATGGGGAGAAATTGGAGAGAACCTGTGTTCAAATCCCCCCACCTCCACTTAAtccaacagaagaagaagaacaataacaataacattaACAACAAAGCCtaagtcccaaaattttggggttggctatggatcctcaatagattaGTTAGGGTTAgtcacatgtattttttttcctccattctattctatttgaaGTCATACTCTTTGTTAtttccttaattgacatgtctttttttattacttctacttTCCATTCATAATAGAATGACTAAATTTTATGCTGGCTGTCAACCTACTGCAGCGCTCCTTTTCTTGGGCTTGGGAtgagcttcccttttttctaataaaatttttaattaataattattttctttatttatataaaaaaactattCCCCTTCCTCTCCCTTGCTCTCTTATAATTTACTCTCCTCGTGCTCAATAGcattaaattttatatgtaCTCAATCCAGTTTTAGGTCCTAAACTAGAACAAGCAGAACCATGTAGTTGGCTTTATTAGGTTTACTAAACTTAAACTGCCCCCCTGATAGATCATATATGTGGCTGGTCTGTTTTGTGTTATTCCAAAGAGTCCCCTAAGCTTTATAAGGAGCTTGTTGATTCAGTCATTCTGTAATGTTTTTGTTGTCTCTCagtttttctctttcctttttcgTTATAACTTCATTAGCTGTCTCTAAAGtgttctttttgtttcatttctAAATTCTACATGAGATGTTAATGGTTAGGCTATTTCAAATCACCTGGGGTCAATAGAGAATTCTCTGTTGATTTTAAGTTTTGtagttctctttctctttatgaTTTTATCTATAAGTTTAAATGTATTTTCTATATTAATTTCCTTGTCTTGGTTGCTGGTGTCTTTCCAGGTTTGGTCTCTGATGCCTTTCATTTAACTTTTGGCTGTGGCCTGTTGACATTTTCATTGTTTGCAATGGCTGCCTCAAGAAATAAGCCAGATGGAGTTTACACTTATGGGTgagataaaaaaattgtcatcatACCAAGAAAATCAACCTGAATTGAACCTTTTGATTTAGCTGAATAAAGCCATTTATTGTCACTTTGTTGATATCACTCTTTTGCTTCTACTGGAATGGATGCGAGAATTTTGTAGGGTGGTTGTTTCATCTAATCTATTTAGTGTTTCCTGCCAAGAACTGTTGACTGTAAATTGTTGTTTTGGACCATTCATTCTTCCTCTCTTTCATGAGTTCATCCCAATTGTCCCCCTGGAATATGTACATTTTGGAAATTCATCATATTATGTTCCAATAATGTCATCTAGActatatataattgatttgaTGGAAATGAATttgattcattgtaattcttcTCTCTATCAGGTACAAGAGGCTAGAAGTCTTATCTGCTTTTACAAATGCTGTAAGTATTTGACTTCACCCACTGCATTGCAGTTTTAAACATTATTGCATAatcatacccaaaaaaaaaaaaaaaatctttattacATAATGATTCTTTCATAAGATTAAAATATTGAGTGCACTTGAATTGCAGTgtcttttgctttgttttatgCACGAATAATTGTGTTGACACTGGTTTTGGACACTGAGACTGGTTTTGCAGTATTTTATGTACCAAAGCTGCTAGTTTAATAATTCATGTCTATGCCATATATTGATACATGCTAAGCCTGTGATTTAAGTATGGTTGACATGATTATAATGTTATTAATGGTATAGAAAGATGTACTTTGGAACCACAACATCTAGGAGGAGATGGAGAGGTAATTGTCACTTAATAGAGGTTCAGTGAGGATTTTGTTGCTAGTAAGCACTGTATTTCAATgtcaagaaagaagaaatagtTAACAAGTGAAAATGACCTGGCTCAAATGGCTCTTCCTCCTCCACAGAATGCGTTGAGGTTCAGGTCATAGGTGTAGATTAccaatgaaaaaagaagaagatagagtTTCTGATTGCattaactgaaaaaaaaaaaaaaacctatcttTAGTGTATAATATAGTTCCCAAAGGTGGAGATAAAGTTGTATGCAAGCATTGCTTTAGAACATGGAAAATTGTCCAGAATGGCAACTGTAGACACATTATTTTGTGTTACCTAAAATTAAATCTCTTATAAGTTGCACAGCGTTCGTAAAATGGGAATTTCTATCACAATATTAATTGATCTTTTTCTTGTTAGCTGCATTATCTGGGCTAACATGCGGATGTTTTTTTGTCCTGCTGCCTATGTAGACAGCTGTTTCTTCTGTTTATGTCATTCTCCTTAGCTGTGGAAGGACTTCATGCATTCATCCAAGATGAATCTGAGCACAAGTAAGTCGATTATGCAGACTTTGATGACCGAGATGgtctatattttatttgtctttatTACACTAATATCTTGGcggacttttttttctttgtgtcatACAGTTGTATATCAGCTCATGTGCTATATGATTACAAGGTTTTGTCTATTTAGAATGTTTCCATCGTGAACTTGTGTCTCAAGATGAGATGGTCTTGCCATCTCTCATGGCATGTTAGTTACATCTATATAAGGCATGTGAGAGTCCTTGTAGTCTACTTCATTTTCTAAGCAGGATATCCTCATGTAAAAAATTGTATCTTTTCTTGTTAAACTTTATGCAATATTACAAAATGAGGCCTAGCTAGCTTGTCTTAGACAGAGCTCAATGACAAGCTCTTTTTACCTAAATGTTGCGGTGATTCTTTTGTAAAATTGTTATCTCAATCTTTGGAAAGGGGAatatcttttacaaaaaaatgtgttaggATTACGCCAAACTAGTAATGGTGGTCATAGATCAGCTGGCATTGCCAgtcctttcttttatttattattattactaaaatAAAGTACCACATTAGTTAATGTGATGTAAGTCGGACACTCATATTGAAAGCCAGGGGATTGGACCCCTGAACTTACTAAGAGTTGGGGTTTACAGCCACACATTAGTGTGTCTGGATGAGCTTGTTTTGCTTAAAAAAGTAAGCTCACTAAAACAGTTTAAACActtattgtttttgggtttgaaaaagAAACTCTTTTAACACTGATTTGATAAGATTACCAAACAATTTTATCGTCATCTTCAATTTGTCATTCTCTCATTTTGAATCTATTTTGATGTGATCCTATGAGCCAATCCTTGCTTCCTACATATTGGACCTATCTTCATTTTTCCTGTTTTCGTGTTTGTATTTATTTAGGTGTGcgtttggctccaaattaaaaaaggcagcttattttattatttaacttatttttgataCCATTCATGGGCCCCACTGCACTTTtgggtactattcatgggtcctactgtactattttagttaacttttacctttatctatagtacttttagcaaaaaattttcaatttcagcaaaataagcggatcccaaatgGACcctagatatgattttttttttttttttttggggtacatCTGCTAACCATCTGCTTATAGGCATTACTTGATTGTTTCTGCGGTGACAAATTTATTGGTGAACCTCATTGGTGTTTGGTTCTTCCGGAATTATGCTCGCAGAAATCTTGGTAAGTATTGCTGCATTTGAAGATTTATTTTGAGGTTATCATGGCTCAAATTTTGTTTAAGTTTATGGGGATGCATAGCTGCCCATAAGTATGCTACATGTTTCTGTTATTACGTATTTCTATGCTTTGTTCCCCTGATTTAACTTGGAATATATTTACTTGTGTATTAATGCATTATGTTCAAGAACATGGTTagaaatcaaaaagaaaaggaaaaaagggttTCTTCTTATAACACTTGCTTGCAGTCTACAGAAATGCAGAAGATATGAACTACCACTCAGTTTGCCTGCATGTTCTTGCAGATTCCATTCGCAGGTATAATATGCTCTCTCTCTTGCATTATACACATATGGTTGCATGTAGGCACACAACCTTgctctatttctatttttttttccttttatttttggccATCTTAAGCTGCTCTACTCTGCTTGTCTCTCAGTGCAGGTTTGATATTGGCGTCTTGGTTTTTGTCCCTTGGGTAATTACTTCTTCATGCTTAGTTTTTGACTGCCCCTCCTTCGAAAAGATAAATCTCCCAAAGTTGGAATCTATCCCTCTCCCCTGTGTTGACCCCTTTTATATCCTTCGTAATTTCtgtttttctactttttttcaGGGTTCAGAATGCGGAAGTATTGTGTTTGGGACTAGTTTCAGTTGCAGTTTTTATGCTTGTCATGCCACTCTTTAAAGCAACTGGAGGCATCTTGCTTCAAATGGCACCACTTAGTATTCCAACTTCAGCCTTGAGCAAATGCTGGAGACAGGTGATTCCATTCTTTTAGATCACTGGGTTTTAGTTAAGTGCACAtcctgaaaataaaaaaaaagaaggaaaaaagacgTTTTTCATTGAAGTGTATTAATTTTTGGGCATTAGATTACTACCCACGAAGATGTATCGGAGGTTTCTCAAGCTCGTTTTTGGGAATTAGTCCCTGGTCACGTTGTTGGCTGTGTCTCAATACAGGTGAGTTTTTGAATATAATTGGTCTTATGGAAGTCAATTTATTGCCCTGTAGTATGGTTACTATTTTCCtttacattgattttttttttggatgaaattaagttattaataaagaaaaacaagatgaaAACAAATCAGTTTATCATTACATTGATTGTTCTTCTCACTCTGGTAGGGCATTTGAATCTGTAATTTAGTGGTTTCATTTGTTGGATGACAACTTACAGGTGAAGAAAGAGATGGATGATCGTGCAGTCCTCCAATTCGTGCATGGTTTGTACCATGATCTGGGTATACAGGAATTGACTCTGCAAACTGATGATGTCTGAGatttcttatattcttttttgtatGATTATTTTGTTGGCCTTAGATACATTGATTCTGGTTTATAACATGGTGGTACATGAGATTAATTGTAGATTGGAAGTCCTTTATAAGGAAATGTTATTGGTTGTTGACTTGTCATCACAAATGGGTGTATCGCCAGTAAAAGGGACAGTAAATGATGGCTCTTTGTAGGGATAAGTGATTCTTGTAATTGTCTTCATTTCAATTAATTGGAAAAATTAGTCAGGTTTCTCTATGAAGAttattttcatctttctttcatATATAC is drawn from Quercus lobata isolate SW786 unplaced genomic scaffold, ValleyOak3.0 Primary Assembly Scq3eQI_118, whole genome shotgun sequence and contains these coding sequences:
- the LOC115973700 gene encoding metal tolerance protein C2-like, which encodes MDKSDSFKYHTSSGKDSQNSRNSDFGLGSTDRRLAFSRQASFAQSKPLLSRSVSSIDIPPGFDNFYGESKGPAEKLSVSLFVSSVFRILRTGNRYMKRLFLMISLNVAYSTSELAIGLFTGRVGLVSDAFHLTFGCGLLTFSLFAMAASRNKPDGVYTYGYKRLEVLSAFTNALFLLFMSFSLAVEGLHAFIQDESEHKHYLIVSAVTNLLVNLIGVWFFRNYARRNLVYRNAEDMNYHSVCLHVLADSIRSAGLILASWFLSLGVQNAEVLCLGLVSVAVFMLVMPLFKATGGILLQMAPLSIPTSALSKCWRQITTHEDVSEVSQARFWELVPGHVVGCVSIQVKKEMDDRAVLQFVHGLYHDLGIQELTLQTDDV